From a region of the Pseudomonadaceae bacterium SI-3 genome:
- a CDS encoding DUF1016 domain-containing protein — translation MNDTPASLTTPPEGYGEWLADLKGRIHSAQQRATLAVNRELVLLYWQIGNDILTRQAQQGWGAKVIERLAHDLRTAFPEMKGFSRANLMYMRAFAEAWPDAAIVQQAVGQLPWGHNLVLLTRLKDSQQRLAYAQSAIAHGWSRNVLNIHIETRLLERSGTAVTNFDVSLPKVQSDLARESLKDPYRFDFLGLRDEAQEREIEHALVKHVTEFLLELGAGFAFVGRQVVLDVGGDEFFIDLLFYHLKLRCYVVIELKAGKFKPEHLGQLGFYMTAVDRQVKDEHDNPTIGLLLCKSKNKIVAEYALGDKTQPMGIAEYKLLESLPAELQTSLPSIEQIERELAGDGTLMEDESQ, via the coding sequence ATGAACGACACCCCTGCTAGCCTGACCACACCACCCGAGGGCTACGGCGAGTGGTTAGCAGACCTCAAAGGCCGCATCCATAGCGCCCAGCAGCGCGCCACGCTGGCGGTAAACCGCGAACTGGTGCTGCTCTACTGGCAGATCGGCAACGATATTTTGACCCGGCAGGCACAGCAGGGCTGGGGGGCCAAGGTGATCGAGCGGCTGGCCCATGACCTGCGCACCGCCTTTCCTGAGATGAAGGGATTTTCCCGCGCCAACCTGATGTATATGCGCGCCTTTGCCGAGGCCTGGCCGGATGCCGCAATTGTCCAACAGGCTGTTGGACAATTGCCCTGGGGGCACAACCTGGTACTGCTGACCCGGCTAAAAGACTCACAGCAGCGCCTGGCCTATGCCCAGAGCGCGATTGCGCACGGTTGGTCACGCAATGTGCTGAACATCCATATCGAAACCCGCCTGTTGGAGCGCAGTGGCACGGCGGTCACTAACTTCGACGTCAGCTTGCCCAAGGTGCAGTCGGACCTGGCCCGCGAGTCGTTGAAAGATCCGTATCGGTTTGACTTCCTCGGCCTGCGCGATGAGGCGCAGGAACGCGAAATCGAACACGCCCTGGTCAAACACGTCACCGAGTTTCTGTTGGAGCTGGGCGCAGGCTTTGCGTTTGTCGGGCGGCAGGTAGTGCTGGATGTAGGCGGCGACGAATTCTTCATTGACTTGCTGTTCTACCACCTCAAGCTGCGCTGCTATGTGGTGATCGAGCTCAAAGCCGGCAAGTTCAAGCCCGAGCACCTGGGCCAGCTTGGATTTTATATGACTGCGGTGGATCGCCAGGTCAAAGATGAACACGACAACCCCACCATCGGCCTTTTGCTCTGCAAGAGCAAAAACAAGATCGTGGCGGAATATGCGCTGGGCGATAAGACCCAGCCCATGGGCATTGCCGAGTACAAATTGCTCGAATCTCTGCCTGCAGAATTGCAAACCAGCTTGCCCAGCATTGAACAGATCGAACGTGAACTGGCGGGCGACGGCACCCTCATGGAGGACGAATCACAGTGA
- a CDS encoding ImmA/IrrE family metallo-endopeptidase, with amino-acid sequence MNDRTGFLPLGDEFSPDKLRLARCAAGRSLADIGELLGVTRQYAHKLEVNAIPSGTQLAQLSEALGVRESFFFTPRRGSVELEQCHFRSVRSSSQTLKKTIAAQVEMFELLIDELDKEVAFPAVSFSMLEEPVSGINKIEQVAEKFRREQGLGIGPLSSVTKLAEKVGVLVVNLAEADDKVDAFSLSNKRPLIVRNTAKVNPCRQRFDLAHEMGHLVMHQGIETGCRLTEDQANQFASALLMPRASFASEFPPMRGKYLNWPALKEMKLRWKVSFKALIFRAHTLDLLTAEQAKSGFTYLNRKGFTKHEEFDELIPMESPMLVQRAINLLDYSTWKRVLTAAGLTAEMVTRQYMLDVPSSPLRLVEANVG; translated from the coding sequence ATGAATGACAGAACAGGCTTTCTGCCTCTTGGCGACGAGTTTTCGCCCGACAAGCTCCGTCTCGCTAGATGCGCGGCGGGGCGTTCGCTCGCCGATATCGGAGAGCTCTTGGGCGTTACCCGGCAATACGCGCACAAGCTGGAAGTCAATGCGATTCCTTCGGGCACCCAACTCGCCCAGCTATCTGAAGCCTTGGGCGTGCGCGAGAGTTTTTTCTTCACGCCACGACGCGGTTCGGTGGAGTTGGAGCAATGCCATTTTCGAAGCGTCCGATCCTCCTCGCAGACTCTCAAAAAGACCATTGCGGCTCAGGTCGAGATGTTTGAGCTGCTGATTGACGAGTTGGATAAGGAAGTTGCCTTTCCTGCAGTGAGTTTCAGCATGCTTGAGGAGCCGGTATCCGGTATCAACAAGATCGAGCAAGTTGCTGAAAAATTTCGCCGTGAGCAAGGCCTGGGGATTGGCCCCCTGTCTAGTGTGACCAAGCTGGCCGAAAAAGTTGGTGTGCTGGTGGTGAATCTGGCCGAAGCCGATGACAAGGTCGATGCGTTCTCGCTGTCCAACAAACGACCGTTGATCGTGAGGAACACCGCAAAGGTGAATCCATGCCGGCAACGTTTCGACCTTGCTCATGAAATGGGCCATTTGGTGATGCACCAAGGCATTGAGACCGGTTGCCGCCTTACTGAGGATCAGGCTAACCAGTTTGCCAGCGCTTTGTTGATGCCCCGGGCAAGTTTCGCATCAGAGTTTCCCCCTATGCGAGGCAAGTACCTGAACTGGCCGGCACTCAAGGAAATGAAGCTTCGTTGGAAGGTAAGCTTCAAGGCGCTCATTTTCAGGGCTCACACCCTTGATCTGCTTACTGCCGAGCAAGCTAAATCGGGCTTCACGTACCTCAATCGAAAGGGTTTCACGAAGCACGAGGAGTTTGACGAGTTGATCCCTATGGAGTCGCCTATGCTGGTACAGAGGGCGATCAATCTCCTGGATTACAGTACCTGGAAGCGGGTGTTGACAGCTGCCGGGCTTACGGCAGAGATGGTGACCAGGCAGTACATGCTGGATGTACCGTCATCTCCTTTGCGACTGGTCGAGGCTAACGTAGGTTAA
- a CDS encoding recombinase family protein: MGKRIGYARVSTDDQNLDLQRDALALTGCNAVYEETMSGKSADRPELGHCLKALRSGDTLVVWRLDRLGRSLPDLVGIVSRLEQEGVGFESINERIETTSAAGKLIFHVFAALAEFERNLIRERTRAGLAAARARGRKGGRKPALEEAQVREIKALLKDPQIQVGTVAKRYGVSRTTLYRYVGKTGPR; the protein is encoded by the coding sequence ATGGGAAAGCGGATTGGGTACGCCCGAGTGTCGACTGATGATCAGAATCTCGACCTGCAGCGTGATGCACTTGCCCTGACTGGATGCAACGCAGTTTACGAGGAGACCATGAGTGGTAAGTCAGCAGATAGGCCGGAGTTGGGGCACTGTCTCAAGGCTCTGCGCAGTGGCGACACTCTGGTCGTATGGCGACTGGATCGCCTTGGCCGCTCCTTGCCTGACTTGGTTGGGATCGTCAGTCGGCTGGAGCAGGAAGGGGTGGGGTTCGAGTCGATCAACGAGCGAATCGAAACCACCAGCGCCGCCGGCAAGCTGATCTTTCATGTGTTCGCAGCCCTGGCCGAGTTCGAGCGCAACCTGATTCGAGAGCGTACCCGCGCAGGGCTGGCGGCGGCTCGCGCTCGAGGACGTAAAGGTGGTCGTAAACCTGCGCTGGAAGAGGCTCAAGTCCGCGAAATAAAGGCTTTGCTCAAAGATCCACAGATTCAGGTTGGCACCGTAGCCAAGCGATACGGGGTATCGAGAACAACGCTGTATCGATACGTCGGTAAGACCGGGCCGAGATAA
- a CDS encoding transmembrane anchor protein, which yields MFNTKLPTQSELPTSRQLLRSTVIAVGVAAALLVTVVMPSEYAIDPTGVGRLLGLTQMGEMKKTLAEEAAADAAVQPAAAPVVQAPVPVRPVVQEQVAAVPVAEPAAEPQPALKSDEITVTLKPGEASEIKLEMLNKATVSYEWATNGVPVNHDTHGEPYNGPKGYYHSYSKAKQIKGDKGEFTAIFDGTHGWFWRNRSNQDVTITLKTKGEYLSVKRVI from the coding sequence ATGTTCAATACCAAGCTTCCGACCCAAAGCGAATTGCCTACCAGCCGCCAACTGTTGCGCTCCACTGTGATCGCCGTGGGCGTTGCCGCAGCCTTACTGGTCACTGTAGTGATGCCTTCGGAGTACGCCATCGACCCAACGGGCGTTGGCCGCTTACTCGGCCTGACCCAGATGGGCGAAATGAAGAAAACCCTGGCCGAAGAAGCGGCTGCGGATGCAGCGGTTCAACCCGCTGCGGCCCCCGTTGTGCAAGCCCCCGTGCCTGTTCGGCCGGTAGTTCAAGAGCAAGTCGCGGCAGTGCCTGTGGCTGAACCAGCCGCAGAGCCACAGCCAGCCCTGAAGTCTGACGAGATAACCGTCACCCTGAAGCCAGGTGAGGCCAGTGAAATCAAGCTGGAGATGCTGAACAAGGCCACGGTCAGCTACGAGTGGGCAACCAATGGCGTACCGGTCAACCACGACACTCATGGCGAGCCTTACAACGGCCCCAAGGGCTACTACCACAGCTACAGCAAAGCCAAGCAGATCAAGGGTGACAAAGGCGAGTTCACCGCCATTTTCGACGGCACACACGGTTGGTTCTGGCGCAACCGCAGCAACCAGGACGTGACCATCACGCTGAAGACCAAGGGCGAGTACCTGAGCGTCAAACGCGTTATCTGA
- a CDS encoding integrase, producing the protein MKQSFHAHFDRDLTKAGSAILREAVRRGLLSQHEAMIHDQQWAQFSAYANESHEVDILEFVNKKLVREYGEELYIQTYQGNLPLQSVSGLLETVYVVMGFATNGHWKGAAANVGSRLGFPSYARITVPRSLDRTKFETAMVDIQALHSEQLATLIRSVRYLGMSLLEAFFFDAEDAHKDAEEENIFYVFSKDKHEHRIINISAPEQILILKKAAAFQKLQGSSHATPAAWCTWKLKNLPAAQELLLSHGLNIDDCRAAYACELYWRLSGHHAPILGGKAPQDEDLEARNHVAYELGNMRIWETDAYVGARANLRKEAAGTNR; encoded by the coding sequence ATGAAGCAGAGTTTCCACGCACATTTTGATCGGGACTTGACCAAGGCCGGTTCGGCAATTCTCAGGGAGGCAGTCCGGCGCGGGCTTCTCAGTCAGCACGAGGCCATGATCCACGACCAGCAATGGGCGCAGTTTAGTGCTTATGCCAACGAGTCTCATGAGGTAGACATCTTGGAATTCGTCAATAAAAAATTGGTGAGGGAGTACGGGGAAGAGCTCTATATCCAGACATACCAAGGAAATCTCCCACTACAAAGCGTGTCGGGCCTGCTTGAGACTGTATATGTAGTGATGGGCTTCGCAACTAATGGGCACTGGAAAGGCGCAGCGGCTAACGTCGGTAGCCGTCTTGGCTTTCCAAGCTATGCACGGATTACCGTACCGCGCAGTCTTGACCGTACTAAGTTTGAAACCGCGATGGTGGATATTCAGGCTCTCCACTCAGAGCAGCTAGCAACATTAATCAGGTCAGTTCGATACCTCGGCATGTCATTGCTTGAGGCTTTTTTCTTCGACGCAGAAGATGCTCACAAGGACGCCGAAGAAGAAAACATCTTTTATGTGTTCAGCAAAGATAAACATGAGCATCGGATCATTAATATCTCTGCTCCTGAGCAAATTTTAATTTTGAAGAAGGCCGCGGCATTTCAAAAGCTTCAGGGCAGCAGCCACGCGACACCAGCAGCTTGGTGTACATGGAAATTAAAGAACCTACCTGCAGCTCAAGAGCTTTTACTTTCTCACGGACTAAACATTGATGATTGTCGCGCGGCATATGCCTGCGAGCTCTACTGGCGATTGTCTGGTCACCACGCCCCGATTCTTGGGGGCAAAGCTCCCCAAGATGAGGATCTGGAGGCCCGGAATCACGTCGCCTACGAGCTCGGGAATATGCGTATCTGGGAAACTGATGCGTACGTTGGTGCCCGAGCCAACCTGAGGAAGGAAGCCGCCGGTACCAATCGCTAA
- a CDS encoding nickel/cobalt efflux protein RcnA — MSSFAELLQQGGSQAWLYFPSAILLGALHGLEPGHSKTMMAAFIVAIRGTVKQAILLGLAATLSHTAVVWLVAMGGMYLGQNLDAETTEPYFQLASAVIIITIALWMLWRTWRGEQMWRFEEGDEHQHDHHHHDETQRIDTGHGRIELSIFEEGAPPRWRLKTLSGHAWPAAEVSLLTTRPDGLAQQFRFVDRCDYLESLDDIPEPHEFTARLSLGHADHSHDYDLEFREQSHRHEHDHSELEGLELSLEGYQDAHERAHANDIRKRFSNRNVTTGQIILFGLTGGLIPCPAAITVLLLCLQVKEVTLGAVLVLCFSIGLAITLVTVGAAAAIGARQASNRWPWLGAVARRAPYLSSLLIIGVGVYVGFHGWIGLNA, encoded by the coding sequence ATGTCGAGTTTCGCCGAATTGCTGCAACAGGGGGGCTCGCAGGCCTGGCTGTACTTCCCCAGCGCCATTCTGCTGGGTGCTTTGCACGGCTTGGAGCCTGGGCACTCGAAGACCATGATGGCGGCGTTTATCGTGGCCATTCGTGGCACGGTGAAGCAGGCCATTCTGCTAGGCCTTGCCGCAACGCTTTCGCACACCGCCGTAGTCTGGCTGGTGGCCATGGGCGGCATGTACCTGGGGCAGAATTTGGATGCCGAAACTACCGAGCCTTATTTCCAGCTAGCGTCCGCCGTAATCATTATCACCATCGCCCTGTGGATGCTCTGGCGCACCTGGCGTGGCGAGCAGATGTGGCGCTTCGAGGAAGGTGATGAGCATCAACACGACCATCACCACCACGATGAAACGCAGCGTATCGACACAGGGCACGGGCGTATCGAGCTGTCGATCTTCGAAGAAGGCGCCCCTCCGCGCTGGCGGCTGAAGACCTTGAGTGGTCATGCCTGGCCGGCTGCTGAAGTAAGCTTGCTGACGACTCGCCCCGATGGCCTGGCCCAGCAGTTTCGCTTCGTCGACCGGTGTGACTACCTAGAGTCACTGGACGATATTCCCGAGCCCCATGAGTTCACTGCGCGCCTGAGCCTCGGCCATGCTGATCACTCCCACGACTATGACCTGGAGTTCCGCGAGCAAAGCCACCGTCATGAGCATGATCATTCCGAGCTGGAGGGGCTAGAGCTGTCGCTGGAGGGCTACCAGGATGCCCATGAGCGAGCGCATGCCAACGACATCCGTAAACGCTTCAGCAATCGCAATGTCACCACCGGCCAGATCATCCTGTTCGGTCTGACTGGCGGACTGATTCCCTGCCCGGCAGCGATCACCGTGCTGCTGCTCTGCCTGCAAGTGAAAGAAGTCACCCTGGGTGCCGTCCTGGTGCTGTGTTTCAGCATCGGTCTGGCTATAACTCTGGTTACCGTTGGTGCAGCCGCTGCTATCGGCGCACGCCAGGCATCCAATCGTTGGCCCTGGCTGGGTGCTGTGGCCCGTCGCGCTCCTTACCTGTCCAGCCTACTGATCATTGGTGTGGGGGTTTACGTCGGCTTCCACGGCTGGATCGGCCTGAACGCCTAG
- a CDS encoding DedA family protein, translating into MWELSGYFGLFLAAFGAATLLPMQSEAVLVGLLLTDRYAVWALLAVATTGNVLGSVLNWLLGRSIERYRHKRWFPVSEGKLEKAQQAYHRFGRWSLLLSWVPIIGDPLTVVAGVMREPFWSFLLIVMLAKTTRYLALAAMTLGWFG; encoded by the coding sequence ATGTGGGAGTTATCCGGTTATTTCGGCCTGTTCCTCGCTGCCTTCGGTGCTGCCACGTTGCTACCCATGCAGTCGGAGGCGGTGCTGGTCGGGTTGCTGCTGACTGACCGCTATGCGGTCTGGGCGCTGCTGGCGGTCGCCACCACGGGTAATGTACTGGGCTCGGTACTGAACTGGCTGCTGGGTCGCTCTATCGAGCGCTACAGACACAAGCGCTGGTTTCCCGTCAGCGAGGGCAAACTGGAAAAGGCTCAGCAGGCTTATCACCGCTTCGGTCGCTGGTCACTGCTGCTCAGTTGGGTGCCGATCATTGGTGATCCACTCACAGTCGTCGCGGGTGTCATGCGAGAACCCTTCTGGAGCTTTCTGTTGATCGTGATGCTGGCTAAGACCACTCGCTATCTGGCACTAGCTGCCATGACGCTTGGGTGGTTTGGGTGA
- a CDS encoding IS1182 family transposase, which produces MMGQLPGGQQRLFYSFNLEDHVPAQHLLRSIDQCLDLSDLRAYLADFYSPIGRPSIDPELMVRMLVVGYCYGIRSERRLCEEVHLNLAYRWFCRLGLEDEVPNHSTFSKNRHGRFRDSDLFRWLFNEVLRRCMAAGLVKGEGFAVDASIIKADASRQRGVVGDEVDWSDPKLSSRAVREYLEALDEDALAEALPKKISLTDPQSRWTAAPGGPAFFAYSTNYLIDTEHGVIMDVEATPAHRTTEVDSTRTMVERVEAQFDLTPERLIGDTAYGTAPMLAWMVEEKDIEPHVPVWDKTERKDDSLSSNDFHWNQEANEYRCPTGKPLRSEWRAFTQKRSRVTKANTIIYRSSQTDCVTCPLKAKCCPNTPNRKIVRSIHEAARDVARRIAKTPEYLVSRCERKKVEMLFAHLKRIMKLDRLRLRGLTGATDEFTMAAMVQNLRRMAKLLPQGPPLTG; this is translated from the coding sequence ATGATGGGACAGTTACCGGGAGGACAGCAGCGCCTGTTCTACTCGTTCAATCTCGAAGATCACGTCCCGGCCCAACATCTCCTGCGCAGCATCGACCAGTGCCTGGATCTCAGTGATCTGCGCGCCTATCTGGCGGATTTCTATAGCCCCATCGGGCGTCCCTCGATTGACCCGGAATTGATGGTGCGCATGCTGGTCGTCGGCTACTGCTATGGCATTCGTTCCGAGCGGCGATTGTGCGAAGAGGTGCACCTGAACCTGGCCTATCGCTGGTTCTGCCGGCTGGGTCTGGAAGACGAAGTACCTAATCACTCGACCTTCTCGAAGAATCGCCATGGCCGTTTCCGTGACAGCGATCTGTTCCGCTGGTTGTTCAATGAAGTGCTGCGGCGCTGCATGGCAGCCGGCCTAGTCAAGGGCGAAGGTTTCGCCGTCGACGCCAGCATCATCAAGGCGGATGCCAGCCGGCAACGTGGGGTGGTGGGAGATGAAGTCGATTGGAGCGATCCAAAGCTCAGCAGCCGCGCCGTGCGCGAGTACCTCGAAGCACTTGATGAAGATGCGTTGGCTGAGGCTCTTCCCAAGAAGATTTCGCTCACCGATCCTCAGTCCCGTTGGACAGCAGCACCAGGCGGCCCGGCCTTCTTTGCCTACTCCACAAATTACCTGATCGACACTGAGCACGGTGTGATCATGGATGTGGAAGCGACCCCGGCGCACCGTACCACCGAAGTCGACTCGACCAGGACGATGGTCGAGCGTGTCGAAGCGCAGTTCGACCTCACACCGGAACGCCTCATCGGCGACACCGCCTATGGCACTGCCCCGATGCTGGCCTGGATGGTCGAAGAGAAGGACATCGAGCCGCATGTGCCGGTGTGGGACAAGACTGAGCGCAAGGACGACAGTCTCTCCAGTAACGACTTCCACTGGAATCAGGAAGCCAATGAATATCGCTGCCCAACCGGCAAACCGCTACGCAGTGAATGGCGCGCCTTCACCCAGAAAAGATCGCGGGTAACCAAGGCCAACACCATCATCTACCGCTCCAGCCAAACCGACTGCGTCACCTGTCCGTTGAAAGCGAAATGCTGCCCCAACACACCGAATCGGAAGATCGTTCGCAGCATCCATGAGGCTGCCCGCGATGTGGCTCGACGCATCGCCAAGACACCGGAATACCTCGTCTCACGTTGCGAACGGAAGAAGGTGGAGATGCTTTTCGCCCATCTTAAACGGATCATGAAACTCGACCGTTTACGACTGCGTGGCCTGACAGGCGCCACTGACGAATTCACCATGGCTGCGATGGTGCAGAACCTGCGCCGCATGGCCAAGCTTTTGCCTCAAGGGCCACCGCTCACGGGATAG
- a CDS encoding DEAD/DEAH box helicase — translation MTNTTNPTNSYTVPSVSIATAHTGASSKANELGMRTMQERAYTKRGEQYLLIKSPPASGKSRALMFIALDKLHNQNLQQAIVIVPERSIGGSFADEPLSQHGFYWDWVVAPQWNLCNAPGIDEPRVAKSKVDAVRAFLDSSDKVLVCTHATFRFAVEELGIDAFDNRLIAIDEFHHVSANPDNKLGSQLSAFINRDKVHLVAMTGSYFRGDSAAVLAPSEENKFETVTYTYYEQLNGYRWLKSLDIGYFFYTGRYVDAVAKVLDPALKTIVHIPNVNARESLKDKEREVNEIMSSLGDWQGVDPATGFHLIKAKDGRTLKVADLVDDSDAARRSKVLGALKDPAQKNNRDNVDVIIALGMAKEGFDWIWCEHALTIGYRSSLTEIVQIIGRATRDAEGKERSRFTNLIAEPMADQAAVAEAVNDMLKAISASLLMEQVLAPRYEFTPRNHGEKEGFVYNDGEGYQPGGTNLGVNETTGQFHVEINGLTTPQSTEATRICKEDLNEVVTSFLQDKTVLERGLFDKENTLPEELTQLRMGKIVRERYPDLSDVDQEAIRQHAIAAMNITQQAKLMLAQADANGSDTLQGSTALLDGVRKFINVRELDIDLIDRINPFDAAYAVLAKAMDEKSLRQVQASIAAKKVSIPEDEARDLAKRALQFKNERGRLPDINSADAWEKTIAEGMVAFARYRAQAKAQEGSANG, via the coding sequence GTGACGAACACCACCAACCCGACCAACAGCTACACGGTGCCGTCGGTATCCATTGCTACAGCGCACACTGGGGCATCCAGCAAGGCAAATGAGCTGGGCATGCGCACCATGCAAGAGCGCGCCTATACCAAGCGCGGCGAACAGTACCTGCTGATCAAATCGCCCCCCGCATCGGGCAAGTCTCGCGCACTGATGTTTATCGCCTTGGATAAGCTGCATAACCAGAACCTGCAACAGGCCATCGTCATAGTGCCCGAGCGCTCCATTGGCGGCAGCTTTGCCGATGAGCCGCTGAGCCAGCATGGTTTCTACTGGGACTGGGTGGTGGCTCCGCAGTGGAACCTGTGCAATGCCCCAGGCATCGATGAGCCGCGTGTGGCCAAGTCCAAGGTGGACGCCGTGCGCGCCTTCCTAGACAGCAGCGACAAGGTGCTGGTCTGCACCCACGCCACCTTCCGCTTTGCCGTGGAAGAGTTGGGCATCGACGCGTTCGACAACCGCCTAATTGCCATCGATGAGTTCCACCACGTTTCTGCCAACCCAGACAACAAACTGGGCAGCCAACTGAGCGCGTTCATCAACCGCGACAAGGTACACCTCGTTGCCATGACCGGCTCCTACTTCCGTGGCGACAGCGCGGCCGTGCTGGCCCCGTCGGAAGAGAACAAGTTTGAGACGGTGACGTACACCTACTACGAGCAGCTAAACGGCTATCGCTGGCTCAAGTCGCTGGATATTGGCTACTTCTTCTACACTGGGAGGTACGTGGATGCGGTCGCCAAGGTGCTGGACCCGGCGCTGAAAACCATCGTCCACATTCCAAACGTAAATGCCCGCGAGAGCCTCAAAGACAAGGAACGCGAGGTCAACGAGATCATGAGTTCGCTGGGCGATTGGCAGGGTGTCGACCCGGCGACCGGCTTCCACCTGATCAAAGCCAAGGACGGCCGCACGCTGAAAGTGGCCGACCTGGTAGATGACAGCGACGCGGCCAGACGCTCCAAAGTGCTCGGCGCACTGAAAGATCCGGCACAGAAGAACAACCGCGACAACGTGGATGTAATCATCGCGCTGGGCATGGCGAAGGAAGGCTTTGACTGGATCTGGTGCGAGCATGCGCTGACCATCGGCTACCGTTCGAGCCTGACCGAAATCGTACAAATCATTGGCCGTGCCACGCGGGATGCCGAGGGTAAGGAGCGCTCGCGTTTCACCAACCTGATCGCCGAGCCTATGGCCGATCAAGCTGCCGTTGCCGAGGCGGTGAACGATATGCTCAAAGCCATTTCCGCCAGCCTGCTGATGGAACAGGTGCTTGCTCCGCGCTATGAATTCACCCCGAGGAACCACGGGGAGAAAGAGGGCTTTGTTTACAACGATGGTGAAGGCTATCAACCGGGCGGCACCAACCTGGGCGTGAATGAAACCACAGGCCAGTTCCATGTTGAGATCAATGGCCTGACCACGCCGCAAAGCACTGAAGCCACGCGCATCTGCAAAGAAGATTTGAACGAAGTAGTGACTAGCTTCCTGCAGGACAAAACCGTGCTGGAACGCGGCCTATTCGACAAGGAAAATACCTTGCCGGAAGAGCTGACCCAACTGCGCATGGGGAAAATCGTGCGCGAGCGTTACCCCGATTTGAGCGACGTCGACCAGGAAGCCATCCGCCAACACGCTATCGCCGCAATGAACATTACCCAGCAGGCCAAGTTGATGTTGGCTCAGGCCGACGCCAACGGGAGTGACACCTTACAAGGCAGCACTGCTCTGCTGGATGGCGTGCGCAAGTTCATTAACGTACGCGAGCTGGACATTGATCTAATCGACCGCATCAACCCCTTCGACGCCGCCTATGCGGTACTGGCGAAGGCGATGGACGAAAAGTCCCTGCGTCAGGTTCAGGCCAGCATTGCGGCCAAAAAGGTGAGCATTCCCGAAGACGAAGCACGAGACCTGGCAAAACGTGCCCTGCAGTTCAAGAACGAGCGTGGCCGCCTGCCTGACATCAACTCCGCCGACGCCTGGGAAAAGACTATCGCCGAGGGCATGGTAGCTTTCGCACGCTATCGTGCCCAAGCGAAGGCACAGGAGGGCTCTGCCAATGGCTGA
- a CDS encoding metal resistance protein codes for MSDHEHGHQHQSHGDIIKRLKRAEGHLRSIVTMIEDSRACVDIAQQLHAVEKAVCQAKRVLIQDHIDHCLEHTVEALAVGERASLEDFKQITKYL; via the coding sequence ATGAGCGATCACGAACACGGCCACCAGCACCAAAGTCATGGCGACATCATCAAAAGGTTGAAGCGTGCGGAGGGCCACCTGCGCAGCATCGTCACCATGATTGAAGACAGCCGGGCCTGCGTCGACATTGCTCAGCAGCTACATGCCGTGGAAAAAGCCGTCTGCCAGGCCAAGCGTGTGCTTATCCAAGACCATATCGACCACTGTCTGGAACATACAGTCGAAGCACTTGCGGTAGGCGAGCGCGCTTCACTCGAAGACTTCAAGCAAATCACCAAGTACCTCTAG